Within the Pseudomonadota bacterium genome, the region GTTCAAAATCCGGATTGTCCAGGTCTATCCTGGCCTTCACCGTCCGTGTCTTCTGGTCCACATAGGGATAAATGGTGCTGATCCGGCCGGCAAATTCCCTGCCCCGGTAAGGAAGCTGGACCCGGACGGCCTGTCCGACCTTGACCCAGGGGAGCTCATACTCATAGATATCCGCATAGACCCAGACTTTTGAGATGTCGGCGAGCCTGAACAGCTCCATCCCCGCCTTGACAAACACTCCCTCGCTCACATTCTTGAGGGTGACGATGCCGTCATAGGGGGCATGCAGAACAAGGGTTTTGGTCGCCTCCTGCTTGCGCTCAAGCTCCGCGATCTGGCGGTCGGAGATGTCCCAGTATTTCAGCCGCTTCCTGGATGAGTCCACAAGCCTGGCTGCCCCGGCGGAAATCACGGAGACCCCGCTCCCGGAAAGGGACGCCCGGTTGCGCAGGGCAAGAAGGAATTCTTCCTGCGCCGCCACCAGCTGCGGGCTGTAGATTTCAAGCAGGGGTTGCCCCTTTTTGACAAACCCGCCGGTTTCATTGACCAGGAGTTTTTCAATCCAGCCCTCGATCTTACTGTTGACCGAATACTGTTTCGGCTCCTCATAGCCGACCACCCCGACCGTGCGAATAGTGCGGGAGAGATCACGGGTGACCACCTTTTCACTGCGCACCCCCATGTTCTGCCGGGTGACCGGATCGATGTTGATCAACTGCCCGATGACCGATTCATCCTCGTAAACCGGCACAAGGTCTTCACCCTGCGGGGATTTCCCCGGCTGGTCCCTGATAAAACTCGGATCTCCGGCAGCGACCCAGTATTTGATTTTTCTCTCCCCCTGCACCCCTGCGGCAATGGTGGATTTAACGGGGGTCAGCGCCATCTGGCAGATCGGGCAATTCCCCGGTTCTTTGGTGATAATAAATGGATGCATGCCGCAGGTGTACTCCTGGTGCTCCTCCGTAAGGGCCTCACTCAAGGCGGTCTCGCCTGCAGGTTTTGCGGCAAATTCGAACCCGCCGAAAAGAAAAAGGCCCGCTGCCGCCGACACAAGGATGACCGCAGCCGCCACCGTTTTCATTGTCTTCATTCTTTTCATCCTTTAAGTATTCTGATGATTTGCCATTGCAAAAAAACAGCTCTTCCATTTCTAGAGAACAGCCCCGATTTCCGCTTCCAGTCTGGCGAGTCCCCGCCGACCGTCCAGCATGACCCGGTAGTATTCCAGTTCATAGTCATACACCGTCATGATGCTGTCGAGCAGGGCCAGAAAATCAATCTTGCCGACCTGGTAGCCGCTCAGGGCGGCCTCAAAGGTCTGGCGGGACTGGGGGATAAGGCCGCTCCGGTACAGCTCGACCTGTTTCTCGCTCTGCCTGATCTTGAGCACGGAGTCCTGAATATTGAGCCGCGCCAGGTTGCGAAAGTTGTCCAACTGGCGCTCCGCCATGTTGATGCCGGACTCCGCTTCCGCAACCGCCGCCTTTCTTTTGCCGAGGTGCAGCGGAATATCGATGCCGACTTCAATGCCGCTGAAATCCGTTCCGCCATCCGCCGGATTCGGTTCCCGAAAGGTGTAGCTCGCCCCCAGTTTGAAATCGGGCCTGAAATCAAGCCGTGCCAGCTTTTTCTGCAATCTGTTCTGCTCGATCAGCGCGAGATAGGATGAGTAAAGAGGCCTGTTTTTTTCAAAGGTTTGGTGCAGTTCCTCCGCTGTCGCGGCAAGAACAACCGGCTCCAGCTCGGGAAGGTCGGAGTCGGGAAAATCCAGTTGCTGGTCGGTGAGACTGTTCAGGTCGGCCAGGGCCCTTGCATACTGTTTATTGTAGGAGTACGTCCGGTCGATCAGCCGGGAGTGGGCGACCTGCGCCTTCAACACGTCCTGCAGCAATCCTTTGCCGATCTCGTAATTGGTTTCGGTCAACCGGACAAAGTCGTCGAGCAGCGCAAGATTTTTCTGCGTTATCTTAAGGGCGCGGTCGAAAAAGAAAAGGGAGTAGTAGGCGTCCTTGACTTTCCAGGCGAGCTGCAGTTTTTCATCCTCATACACCCCCTTGAACCAGAGGGCCTGCTGCTTTGATTTTTCTTTTACAGTTGAAAGCTTTCCGGGAAAAGGGAGGCTCTGACTGAGCTTTACAAGCTTGCCGCTCATCGGCGATTCATTGCCCGCCCACGAGTCAACAGGATAGTTGCTCAAGCCGAATGAAAGAGACGGGTCGGCGAGTACTCCCGCCTGGGGTACCTTGTTTTCATAAAGCTGCCACCGGTATTCGGCAGCCTTTAATTCCGGGTTGTGTTCAAGGGCCCGCTGCAGCAATGTCCCGAGAGCGAAATCCCCGGTCTGGGCCACCCCGGGT harbors:
- a CDS encoding efflux RND transporter periplasmic adaptor subunit, coding for MKTMKTVAAAVILVSAAAGLFLFGGFEFAAKPAGETALSEALTEEHQEYTCGMHPFIITKEPGNCPICQMALTPVKSTIAAGVQGERKIKYWVAAGDPSFIRDQPGKSPQGEDLVPVYEDESVIGQLINIDPVTRQNMGVRSEKVVTRDLSRTIRTVGVVGYEEPKQYSVNSKIEGWIEKLLVNETGGFVKKGQPLLEIYSPQLVAAQEEFLLALRNRASLSGSGVSVISAGAARLVDSSRKRLKYWDISDRQIAELERKQEATKTLVLHAPYDGIVTLKNVSEGVFVKAGMELFRLADISKVWVYADIYEYELPWVKVGQAVRVQLPYRGREFAGRISTIYPYVDQKTRTVKARIDLDNPDFELKPDMYVNVRISSESVRNVLSIPIEAVLNSGEQKTVFVERGHGKFEPRLVKTGLQDENGYLEVVQGLLADEMVVTSAQFMLDSESTLRTAIQKMLEPKKSGFSGQSEKDKVDDLFTDDKKNDEIESLFN
- a CDS encoding TolC family protein; this translates as MNRAIGTIIISWTLLLAGIPSPGVAQTGDFALGTLLQRALEHNPELKAAEYRWQLYENKVPQAGVLADPSLSFGLSNYPVDSWAGNESPMSGKLVKLSQSLPFPGKLSTVKEKSKQQALWFKGVYEDEKLQLAWKVKDAYYSLFFFDRALKITQKNLALLDDFVRLTETNYEIGKGLLQDVLKAQVAHSRLIDRTYSYNKQYARALADLNSLTDQQLDFPDSDLPELEPVVLAATAEELHQTFEKNRPLYSSYLALIEQNRLQKKLARLDFRPDFKLGASYTFREPNPADGGTDFSGIEVGIDIPLHLGKRKAAVAEAESGINMAERQLDNFRNLARLNIQDSVLKIRQSEKQVELYRSGLIPQSRQTFEAALSGYQVGKIDFLALLDSIMTVYDYELEYYRVMLDGRRGLARLEAEIGAVL